From a region of the Mercurialis annua linkage group LG1-X, ddMerAnnu1.2, whole genome shotgun sequence genome:
- the LOC126664612 gene encoding probable carbohydrate esterase At4g34215 has product MAKLKFLVSIFALLISQPISATTIFPDDIFILAGQSNMAGRGGVDRGIWNGNLPPECSSNPSILRLSAELKWEVAREPLHADIDVSKTCGVGPGMAFANRVKASDSSIGVVGLVPCAVGGTKIGQWARGMRLYQELVSRANESVKNGGKIRAVLWYQGESDTVWKKDAEAYKGKFERLVADLRSDLNRPFLPVIQVAIASGEGKYIEIVRRGQLATKVPKVKCIDAKGLALKTDHLHLTTMSQVHLGHKFAHAYVASFRYNIFSPNIM; this is encoded by the exons ATGGCCAAATTGAAGTTTTTGGTGTCAATCTTTGCTTTGCTAATATCACAGCCTATTTCCGCAACTACCATTTTTCCCGATGACATTTTTATACTAGCAGGCCAAAGCAACATGGCTGGCAGAGGAGGTGTCGACAGAGGCATATGGAACGGCAATCTTCCGCCGGAATGCAGTTCTAACCCGTCGATACTCCGGTTAAGCGCAGAGCTGAAATGGGAAGTGGCTCGAGAGCCACTTCATGCAGATATCGATGTGAGCAAGACCTGCGGAGTTGGGCCTGGCATGGCGTTTGCGAACAGGGTTAAAGCCAGTGATTCGAGCATTGGCGTGGTGGGTTTGGTTCCTTGTGCTGTTGGTGGGACAAAAATTGGCCAGTGGGCTCGAGGGATGAGACTGTATCAGGAATTGGTGAGTCGAGCTAACGAGTCAGTGAAGAACGGTGGAAAAATTAGAGCCGTTTTGTGGTATCAGGGTGAGAGTGACACTGTGTGGAAAAAAGATGCCGAGGCTTACAAAGGAAAATTTGAGAGGCTTGTTGCTGACTTACGCTCCGATCTTAACCGTCCATTTCTTCCAGTAATTCAG GTGGCTATTGCTTCAGGAGAAGGCAAATACATAGAGATAGTGAGAAGAGGTCAATTAGCAACAAAGGTCCCTAAAGTAAAGTGCATAGATGCAAAAGGATTGGCTCTTAAAACCGATCACCTTCACCTCACCACCATGTCTCAGGTTCATCTTGGTCACAAATTCGCTCATGCCTATGTTGCTTCTTTTCGCTACAACATTTTTTCGCCTAATATTATGTAA
- the LOC126676795 gene encoding probable carbohydrate esterase At4g34215, with product MMLYLLAIILIAQGTTISDLMVTSQQIPKNIFILAGQSNMAGRGGVVNDTKTGIPRWDGIVPPQSQPNPSIFKLSSSLTWILAHEPLHSDIDYNKTNGVGPGMAFANAVLTKDPDIGTVGLVPCAIGGTSMSQWEKGGFLYDQLVQRTRAALSSGGVVRAMLWYQGESDTLYEEDADAYKWRLEKFFTDVRADLHHPFLPIYQVALASGEGPFIETIREAQKGMKQANLHCVDAKGLPLEPDRLHLTSPAQVYLGQMLADAFLRARSTPIRTTITSYNSSTTLSIFSSGFIINTLYLLLLSLVYT from the exons ATGATGCTTTACTTGCTGGCCATCATTCTTATAGCTCAAGGCACCACTATCAGCGATCTCATGGTCACATCTCAACAAATACCCAAAAACATATTTATCCTCGCCGGACAGAGCAATATGGCCGGCCGTGGAGGGGTTGTTAACGATACCAAAACCGGAATTCCCAGATGGGACGGCATCGTTCCTCCTCAGAGCCAACCAAACCCATCAATATTCAAACTAAGCAGCAGCCTCACATGGATTTTAGCCCATGAACCACTCCACTCCGACATCGATTATAACAAGACTAATGGGGTCGGACCAGGGATGGCATTTGCTAACGCTGTATTGACCAAGGACCCGGACATCGGTACTGTGGGTCTGGTTCCGTGTGCCATTGGAGGGACTAGTATGAGTCAGTGGGAGAAAGGCGGGTTTCTTTATGATCAGCTGGTGCAGAGGACACGGGCTGCGTTGAGCAGCGGTGGAGTTGTTAGGGCTATGCTATGGTATCAAGGCGAGTCCGATACGCTATATGAGGAAGATGCGGATGCTTATAAATGGAGATTAGAAAAGTTTTTCACCGATGTCCGGGCGGATCTGCATCACCCATTTTTGCCAATCTACCAG gTGGCATTGGCATCTGGAGAGGGACCATTTATAGAGACAATAAGAGAAGCTCAAAAAGGGATGAAACAAGCCAATCTGCATTGTGTTGACGCAAAAGGGCTACCTTTGGAACCAGACCGGTTACACCTGACTAGTCCAGCTCAGGTTTATCTGGGCCAAATGCTAGCTGATGCATTCCTTCGCGCTCGCTCTACCCCAATCCGCACTACCATCACTTCCTATAATTCGTCTACAACCctttctattttttcttctgGATTTATTATTAATACTTTATATCTCCTTCTCTTATCTCTAGTCTACACATAA